AGATCTAACAGCATTTTAAAGAGGCATGATAGTGGGTTCAGGTGTTCTGGTGCCACAGCAGGAAGGATAGTCATGTTGGTAAGCTGCTCCAAGACATCAAGTATAAGAAATGGCAAAGCAATGGGAAAGTGGTCACTAAGAGAAGCAGCAGTGACAGGAAGAAGGAAAAGACGGTTAGAGAGGTTTGTCAAGTATGGTGGTCAAACAGTAGCTCAAATGACAGAAACATTGTTATGTTTGGGGCATATTGTCCTGAGATACCCTGGGTCCATTAATAACATGGGAAGACCGAACAGATGCTGTAGTTAACTTTAGCATTGTTGCACTTATCACGTGAATGTAAGAAATGTAAATGATTACAGGAATGTGGAGCACTAAGGATTCCTTTTTTCAAGCTATCTTTGCTTTAAATGAATCAACAATAAATGAATGTTCTTTTTTATGCAATCTGTTGAATAAACTCAATACATGTTTCCAGTGagtttcttcaaaatgttttatttggttcCACATGAACTAGCCGTCCAACAACAGATTAATTAAAAGAAGGACTATAtccgtaattaaaaaaaaaaataatgggtgTTTTTTAACCTCCCGGGGTTTACCTATGctagacacacagagacagagccaACCAGTAACAGGTATGAGCCACAGCAACCTgcagctgtttctatcaaagaagCCTgcagctgtttctatcaaagaagCTTGCAGCTGTTTCCCTTCTTGGGCATGTCCTTTCTTCTTTCTGTGACATGTTCTTTTATTTCTGACAGCTCAGCTTCAATAGTTTGAGTAAATGCAGTGAAATCGTATTCGTTGACATGGTAGTTTGATAACAGGAAAACACAAGGTTCCTGAATGCCAATCTGTTCTAAGTTAGCAATGCAATTATTACTGGTGGTTTAAAGTACTTCCTCTCTATTGTATTCAATGCCCTCTAATTCAGAAGAATGAATATCATTGTCAATTTGGGTACGAATAAAGTAGAACTGCTTCCCCATCTTTTCGATCTCCATGGCAagatttgtatcattttctgtaaaTCTTTTGGAAGCCATTATGACAAAGAAGTCATATCTATTCAAATCAACCTTCTTCACGTAATCCTTGGCCTGGAATGTAGGGGAACCAGTTCCGGGGAGATCCCATAAATTCACTCCAGGAAGGTTTGGATGCTTATAGGCCTTTGCTTCCATTGTCGTTTCTGTAACACCAACTGGGGCGGCCCCCTCATCATTTCTACGAAGACCTCTTAAAGCAT
The DNA window shown above is from Acipenser ruthenus chromosome 17, fAciRut3.2 maternal haplotype, whole genome shotgun sequence and carries:
- the LOC117423624 gene encoding LOW QUALITY PROTEIN: interferon-inducible GTPase 1-like (The sequence of the model RefSeq protein was modified relative to this genomic sequence to represent the inferred CDS: substituted 1 base at 1 genomic stop codon); this encodes MASSPLCGLNETLNIAVTGCTGSGKSAFINALRGLRRNDEGAAPVGVTETTMEAKAYKHPNLPGVNLWDLPGTGSPTFQAKDYVKKVDLNRYDFFVIMASKRFTENDTNLAMEIEKMGKQFYFIRTQIDNDIHSSELEGIEYNREEVLXTTSNNCIANLEQIGIQEPCVFLLSNYHVNEYDFTAFTQTIEAELSEIKEHVTERRKDMPKKGNSCKLL